The Schistocerca serialis cubense isolate TAMUIC-IGC-003099 chromosome 12, iqSchSeri2.2, whole genome shotgun sequence region ttggaacacgtgtggggagcatttaaatgaaaacttgctagataacacaaccgtcgtgaaattgaaaacttgacagtgtttactcaagtcaccagtcgttaatgttatttatgttttgtaGCTTACTTaactaatataaaattaatttcaaattttgtatatttgtcacgaaaggtgaactgatgtcacatgacaCTGACGTTTGTGTACGGTTTACGTAAGCTTAAGTGAAATCAGgaggttaaaaagaaaaaaacattatctttgacactttttttttattttttgcaggcaATATGGAATTTCTCGTACTCTTGCCAAATTGGATTTTTTGAAGGTTTGATTTATATGTAGTACAAATcacaagttcaatatttttctggtgtaattgttaatatttCTACATGTTGCACTCTTGTACGATATAATATACCGTTTCctaacagtacctttatgtaatgtttcagagtggggctgcacGTTCTTCTAGagaaagtttaaaataaaattttttattgctaACATTTCCTTTTAAACTGCTAATTGTACtaacttggatgtataaccaattattgttaaataataaatttgtgtcaagagggcttggaccaaataaatgtacctacaccttccccatccttgcTCTGCTTCCGtctgtacatcataaatggtagcagagcgtgggcCCCGAACGATTCCACAGATATAATAAAGGGATATCAAAATTGCGGTCTTAGTCAGGTGACGAGAACTACACCAATGCAGTTttctgttacactcgagtgctagaCCCAACAtacaacagctggtcatggagaaccacgctaagcaagtGAGCATTcccacatgctcgcaaacagccgCACTCATCACAGTCCATACTCGGCTGGCACCGGTTGACTCCCAGCTGCTTCCGTCCTGTCGCCATATACCGACCGAGCCGTCCTCCCAAATCTGTCGCTTCGCGCACCAGCGCCAACAGCACTAAGCGGTCACGCCCCCTATCGCTGCAGCGAAAACAAGTGAAAAATCTCGCGGGTAAATCAAAAATGCTGAGCCATGACATGGCTTAACAGTTATATCAGACCTCTAAGCTAGGATCTGATGCTGGCCCCGGCattcatctacatcgacatggatactcGGTAAAtgacgcttaagtgcctggcagagggtggaTAATAAATTATTTGTATGAAACTACATGCTTTCAGAGACCttttcaaatctcaaacatctacaatgtatgtgatgtatgagcactcgactctgccacttttaaactgACAGCATTTTGGcgatacgttgatgacatttttattgtgtggcctcatggtctggaccgtctccaagaatttttacgtcacatgaactccatacatgtaaactgtaagatggcaagaactatgccccttacatgaagtcattaaagatcacccaactcacgttgagtgaacagtagggctgaaccaaaaatgactgacaaggcacaatgcatcttgtagagggtatagtatggacgtattggaatgattaatgtcgggtgatggttttaaagtaattcacacgacatgaaaaccttgcggaaacgagtcgatttactggacgctagtttaccccagggaagcatttagagttgaccgtggccggccggggaacggcgaagggaagcgacaataggcagcttagagcggctcaagctctgagaaagcggtaacgcggcgcggcctccagccgccatAAGATTAGTGACAGTGAGTGgctggttgaccccgactccacgctggtgtaccaggaaacagacggagaacttgtacgcctgttgataaatgtccgtcgtcccgttttctgtgaaacatgcgacaaagcCGCGCACAGCTACGGtgaagcggtcaacagaggtctcGGGGGAAGGATTGTGTAAGTGACACGATAAAccgtctgctaggcacttaagtgtgatttgcggagtatctgtgtagctgtagatgtagatgtacattttctCAAAGACCGGTTATTGGCGACTGGTGTGAGTCCTTTCGATTACATCCAACAGCTGGTGGAGTGGCCCAAGATGTGGACGGTCCCGTGGTAGGTGGGCTCCAATCCTTGCAAATGACTGGGCCTTAGCCTTAAGATAAAGCTCATGGAAGAATATCCCATCAAAATAGGCGTCCAGCAGGCACTCTGAGTCTCGGGGGAAGGATAACCCACAGATGGCCGCAGCATCCAGAACTTGTAGGGCAGTGCGAACGAATAAAGACGCCAAATACACGGCCCGAGTGTCTAGTGATGGGAGCTGCTTTTGAGCCAACTGCTGAACCGAAAGGCGCCCTACAGTCACGGCGACCACTGCGAGGACCTCAGCCTCGTGACGTTCCAGACAGCAGGCCTCGTGCCGGAGGAATGAAAGTGCGGCAGCCGGAACCGCGAGGTACTGGGGCTGAAGAGACCTCAGAGCAGATCCGTCCCCATCTGGGGCGCCCACTATCCAGGTGAAGAGCCGCCAGCGCCATTCCACATCAGCCGTCCACAGCCGTCGCAGTCCTGGGTGTGTCACACCGGGGGGCAGCCACTTCGAGACCTCCACCTCCTCCTGACACACGTCTGACCTCCTGGTGAAGAACTCCTCCACTCTGAAAGGCCCCTCTCCACTTTCCCAGAGCAGCACGGTGTACATCCTGCGCCTCATGGGCTGGAGCATCTCTGCTGTCGACAGTACATTTTGAGCACCATCCGCCATGTCCTCTAGGGCGGCACCCGCACGGAAGATGCGACTTTTGGCCAGGGACAGGACCATTCCTGGTATTTCGCCCGACACGTGTTTCGATTCTATGAAGTGCAGCACCTGCGACCAGTCGGAACCTTCCGTAGGACTGTCGGAGACTGTCGGCTTGCACCCGTACTGGCCAATTCCTACTTCCACAGTCTCGAGGAATTCTGCCCACCTGTCACCAAATGCAATCCGACACATTTCATCGACTGCGTTATCCTTCACCAGCTTCGCTACAGCGGCCAAAGGGTTCCCCCTGCAGTTATAAAAGTCTTCCAGTCGTCCGTGGACACTCTGTAGCTCATCTGATTTGATAAAACTGTCTCCTGCAAATGTCCCAAATGCTGGCAGATGTTCTAGTCGGATGCCTAGATGTGAGGCGATAATTGCTGGGCGAAACCTCCTTAGACTCACGCCCTCTTCGGCCTTTGACTCACCGTGGAGAATTAAAAGGCTTGGTACACCACTGTACACCAGGAAATCGGCATTCACGCTCATCACCCCCAGGCAGTTCGTGTTGCTGGCTGCGTACTGCGCTATCTCCTGATGGCAGATGCCTGTAGAAAGCCGGACCTCACTATTCGGTTCTTCCCTGAAGATGACGTGTGCACACGGCACCAGACCTTCCGGATAGCGATTCGGCCTCACTCGCCTCGCGCCCTGCTCGTGTGCAATCGTCAAGGACTTGCTCATTTGCTCTGCACTCTCCCTGTTCAGCCGCACCCACTTCTCCTTCTTGTCAACAGACGGTAGCCCGTAGAAGTAGAACACGAGATGCACTCCACAATTTCTGAAGCGCCGCACCAAGTTTGTGCACGCTTCTCGGAATTCTTTGTACTGCCCACCACAGTAGAAGTCACACCCTCGGTACAGGAGCCACACGCATTGTCTTCCATCTGCTACAACCACTGGTGTCTGCCCAGTCTTCTTTCTGCATTCGTCTGCGATTTCCGCCAGATCCACTTCTTCATACAGCTCATGTCTTTGGGCGTACTGGAGAATGGACAAGCAGCCCATTCTCCTGCTTACTTCCTAGCTCTGTAACATACAAGGAGGAAGATACagtcagtatgtgatcaaaagtatccgcacactccaaaaacacctactgccaggtactccacatcagcgacctcagtagtcattagacatcctgagagagcagaatggggcgctgcacGGGAatcgtggacttcgaacgtggttggttgtttttggggaaggagaccagacagcgaggtcatcggtctcatcggattagggaaggaggggggaggaagtcggctgtcccctttgaaaggaaccatcccggcatttgcctggagtgatttagggaaatcacgggaaacctaaatcaggatggccggacgcgggtttgaaccgtcgtcctcccgaatgcgagtctagtgtttaaccactgcgccacctcgctcggttcgaacgtggtcaggtgcttgGGTGTCCCTTgggtcatacgtccgtacgcgagatttcctcattcctaaacatccctaggttcactctttccgatgtgatagtgaagttgaaacgtgtagggacacgcacagcacaaaagcgtgcaggccgacctcgtctgttgactgacacagaccgccgacacttgaagggATCAGTAATGTgaaattggcagacatctatccagaccatcacacagaaattacaaactgcatcaggatccactgcaagtactacgagagttaggcgggaggtgagaaaactgggatgtcatgatcgagcggctgctcataaggcacacatcacgccggtaaatgccaaatgacgcctcgcttggtgtaaggagcgcaaacattcgacgattgaacagtggaaaaaggttgtgtggagttacgaaccacggtacacaatgtggcgatccgattgcagggtatgggtatggcgaatgcccggtgaacgtcatctgccggcgtgtatagtgccaacagaaaatttcagaggcggtggtgttatggtgtgggccgtgttttccatggagggggctttcacacCCTGCTTTTTGCGTCGCATTATcaaatcacaggcctacattgatgttttaagcaccttcttgcttcacattgttgaagagcaattcggggatggcgattgcatcttccaacacgatcgagcaactgttcgtaaatcacggcctgtggcggagtggttacacgacagtaacatccctgtaacagactggcctgcacagggtcctgaccagaaacctatagaacacctctgggatgttttgtatcgccgacttcgtgccaggccttagcgaccgacatcgatacctcttctcagtgcagcactccgtgaataatggactgcaattccccatgaaaccttccagcacctgattgaaggtatgcctgtgagagtgaaagctgtcatcaaggctaagggccggacaacactatattgaattcgaGTATTATCGATTGAGGGCGCCACGAGatgagatgtccggatactttggatcacatagtgcatCTCATCATAACCGTTCAATTGTTTGAACATTATATTACATGAGAAGAGCGTTCTTCTGTTCGAAAGTCCACACCTGATTGTAAAAAGTGAGATGAAGATTACGAAATGTCGAGGTGCGTTCTCGTAACACATTTCAGCCCCTCCTTCCGGATAAAAGGTCTCCAGTTATTGAGAGAGAACTGTGAATGTTGGAGAAGGTGTGAAAGCTAACCGTTGACTTGTAACTTAACTGTCTaacagaaattttgacacaatTCTAAATCCGCTTCACGACCCTTTTTCAGAAGTAACCCCATCTAATTCAAAAGGATATTTAGCAGCAAACTGTCAAAATCTCTTACGCGGATCGTAGGTTTCGTGTACATGTGTCTCTGAAGAGTACTGATTAATTAAACTTAGCATGGAAGTCTGGAAGAATGATGGCTGTCtaatgtaatttatttatatacctacacgtcaagttccgtaggaccaaactaaggagcaaatatccaaggacgtggaacgtgtcagtatatgaaattaaaacataaaagtaataatagatgaaataaaattattatgaacccgaaaaaagttaaGCCATAAGTAATGAACCTGaagaaagtcaagccataagtaaacgcaatcgacaatacaacaagaatcagctcaatttttcaaggaactccactacagaatagatggagtgaccgatcaggaaactcttcagtttcgatttgaaagggcgtggatgactgttaagatttttgaattcttgtggtatattatcgaaaatggatgcagcagtatatggGACACCTTTCGGCACAAGAGTTAAGTaaatccgatccaaatgcaggtttgatttctgccgagtattaactgagtgaaagctgcttattcttgggaaaaaGCTTATATTGTTTAcacgaaatgacagtaaggaatatgtatattgagaggccaatgtcaaaatacccagactcgtgaacaggggcccgcaagaggttcgtgaactagtGAGTGCCATCCTATGAAATGAAGACCCATGCAGTAAAAATGTTTttgcaaattgtgtgatatgaatCTAAGTGAacgaaattaattttttgagaCTCCAACACTTACCGATAAAGTGACGTGTAAGACTGATCTGACTTATGGCTGCCGTGAAAACTATGTGCAGCGACAAACTGCATCAGCAATACTTACCGTGGGGCTATAAATATTACGTAGCACAAAGCATAGCTCGTGACACTACAAAGTGAGGCAACGAAGCTGATAAATGGGACATACAGCTAGCCAGCACAGATCATGAATAAGCAAAGCTATTGCCTACTGCATATCATTCCACTACCATTTTCAGTGAACAGCTTTTCTGGCAtgattgtacctcttaatgagcagataaCGCCAGCCTCTCCCGGTACCTTTAACATAGCATAAAACCTTTTAATAAGTAGGTTATaccaaagcactccgtcttcaggccacaagtggcccaacgggaccatccgaccgccgtgtcatcaacaGATGAGGATGCGTATAGGAagggagtgtggtcagcacaccgctctcccggtcgttacgatggtattcttgaccgaagccgctactaatcggtcgaatagctcctcaattggcatcacgaggctgagtgcaccccgaaatatggcaacagcgcatggcggcctggatagtcacccatccaagtgccggccaagcccgacagcagcttaacttcggtgatctcacgggaaccggtgtatccactgcggcaaggccgtcgccaTAAGTAGATTATATCACAGTTTTAAATTGTTAAATATGGCCAGTAATTAGGTGAAATACTGATatgcaaatttttgttgcccctataACCCGCCAAACAGGCAACATGTATCAGGGACGGGGAGGAGATTTAGTGTTTAGCGTCCAGGGGACGTCGAAGTCGTTACGGATGGAGCACAGGTTCAGATAAGGGAGGGtggggggaaggaaatcggccgcgccctttcaaaggaaccatcccggcatttgtctgaagcgatttagggaaatcacgagaaacctatatcaggatggacggacacgggtttaaaccgtcgtcctccctaatacgagtgcagtgtgctaaccagtgtacCACTTCGCTCGATATGCACCATGAACCACGTACCATCAGCCGCAACAGCCGCTTAGTAACCTAGATGCATTCTCAGTTAGCGTTACCATTAAGGAAAAAGGAAACATCGGGTTTTACGTCTTGCTAGCTGATCATGCCTCAAGACCGATCGTTGGTTGcttattaaaattttatgagtTATCATTACACATCAGTAATTATTTGTAACATTACTATAGTTCTAAAATACCCCTTCATTATCGTCAAAACACTAACAGCTCAGAAACTGGCAGGTGTGTATGGATATGGTTGGATAGTTGGATTGTTCTGTACAATTTTCGTAAGGGCCTAAGTCAGCAACGAGGCACCCAGTCGCTTAGATAAAATTTTGATAGCGAATCATCTTCACATAATATAGTCTACAATTGTTTCATACTTTTTCATCGTGGTCGTGTTTGGTCAAACGTTTTGCAGCAAATCGTCTTCAGAAAATAatgtctacaattgtttcacacattttcatcgtGGTCGTGCCTGGTTAAAAGATTGGTAGCGAATCATCATCAGAAAATACAGTCTACAATTGTTTCAAACTTTTTCATCGTggtcgtgcttggttaaaagttttgcagcaaatcatattcagaaaatactgtctacaaatgtttcacacatttttatcattGTCGTACTTGGTCAAAAGTTTGGTAccgaatcatcttcagaaaatacagtCTACAATTGTTTCAAACTTTTTCATCGTGGTCATGCTTGGTTAAGAGTTTGGTAgtgaatcatcttcagaaaatacagtatacaattttttcacacattttcatcgtGGTTGTGCTTCGTTAAGagtttggtagcgaatcatcttcagaaaatacagtctacaattgtttcaaactttttcatcgtggtcgtgtttggttaaaagtttggtagtgAATCATCCTCAGAAAATACAGTATACaattttttcacacattttcatcgtGGTTGTGCTTCGTTAAGAGTTTGGTAgtgaatcatcttcagaaaatccAGTCTACAATTGTTTCAAACTTTTTCATCGTGGTCGTGTTTGGTTAAAAGTATGATAGTAAATCAACTTCAGAAAAAACAGTACACAattttttcacacatttttatcGTGGTTGTGCTTCGTTAAGagtttggtagcgaatcatcttcagaaaatacagtCTACAATTGTTTCAAACTTTTTCATCGTGGTCGTGTTTTGTTAAAAGTTTGGTAgtgaatcatcttcagaaaatacagtatacaattttttcacacattttcatcgtGGTTGTGCTTTGTTAAGAGTTTGGTAGCGAATCACCTTCAGAAAATACAGTCTACAATTGTTTCAAACTTTTTCATCGTGGTCGTgtttggttaaaagtttggtagtgaatcatcttcagaaaatacaatatacaattttttcacacattttcatcgtGGTTGTGCTTCGTTAAGagtttggtagcgaatcatcttcagTAAATACAGTCTACAATTGTTTCAAACTTTTTCATCGTGGTCGTgtttggttaaaagtttggtagtgaatcatcttcagaaaatacagtatacaattttttcacacattttcatcgtGGTTGTGCTTCGTTAAGagtttggtagcgaatcatcttcagaaaatacagtctacaattgtttcaaactttttcatcgtggtcgtgttt contains the following coding sequences:
- the LOC126428152 gene encoding constitutive coactivator of peroxisome proliferator-activated receptor gamma-like; amino-acid sequence: MGCLSILQYAQRHELYEEVDLAEIADECRKKTGQTPVVVADGRQCVWLLYRGCDFYCGGQYKEFREACTNLVRRFRNCGVHLVFYFYGLPSVDKKEKWVRLNRESAEQMSKSLTIAHEQGARRVRPNRYPEGLVPCAHVIFREEPNSEVRLSTGICHQEIAQYAASNTNCLGVMSVNADFLVYSGVPSLLILHGESKAEEGVSLRRFRPAIIASHLGIRLEHLPAFGTFAGDSFIKSDELQSVHGRLEDFYNCRGNPLAAVAKLVKDNAVDEMCRIAFGDRWAEFLETVEVGIGQYGCKPTVSDSPTEGSDWSQVLHFIESKHVSGEIPGMVLSLAKSRIFRAGAALEDMADGAQNVLSTAEMLQPMRRRMYTVLLWESGEGPFRVEEFFTRRSDVCQEEVEVSKWLPPGVTHPGLRRLWTADVEWRWRLFTWIVGAPDGDGSALRSLQPQYLAVPAAALSFLRHEACCLERHEAEVLAVVAVTVGRLSVQQLAQKQLPSLDTRAVYLASLFVRTALQVLDAAAICGLSFPRDSECLLDAYFDGIFFHELYLKAKAQSFARIGAHLPRDRPHLGPLHQLLDVIERTHTSRQ